A region from the Bacillus thuringiensis genome encodes:
- a CDS encoding PA14 domain-containing protein: MNKKRLFVSVSALLLGFLLSDPINSRADETVEIVTKEDAQIKAEYYLKGISKKSYPEWKEANFSESKTLYDLEGKVKGYVFQVKKDNKDFGYIIVNSDKNGTPIIESTREGTNPYKGVEEGKAIYTGPIQYLKKEKENVTSISGDQTLSIKEAKKNGEEKELQHNNNNSNKKNKTFMKFAPASDNEEFKKIEGVPDYNWYKGCTPTALANLVAYWDKHGYHNLVADNVSVDQLISNLAIELETDDKGSTYSSKVAPAVWKYFSNLGYFPQAYQDNSPSYDRFVGEIDMGRPLLVATQSDPIYKNHMMTGVGYQKVFIPELNEEFKELIVHDTWNTTPVDVHINYDQYSKYISNYQIINPFPTGWLTNSIYQEVKKELEYNYLNGSPFGFRNDDFMAKYDQSQTLRAGDYFFQALADDYVRVNFDGNLIIDGWSDSSTGVIQRALVTNLNKGHHYITTAFQENKGIAAIFSHVVPFDSWLAYYYNNKDLVGAPYKSKIIAPQGLEKSLIEDNGSGFPIWGINPDNFSAKYTTVKRLPAGDYIIRGKADDGIRVYVDGKLVIDRFYAAGGFVEDARKITIQDNAANGLFGKKNEKDVHLIEVQYLEEGGNSNLEFNIEPYKESVEHSTWTAEYYNNTELSGTAIVTGGENSNARIDKLNFDWGSKSPGAVQVDNFSARFTKTETFEQGNYYFEAMADDGVRVYVDDKKIIDSWGSIGGNDVRSVTVPITAGDHKVKVEYLELSGNAKLRVDYRKVN, from the coding sequence ATGAATAAGAAGCGTTTATTTGTTTCTGTTAGCGCGCTTTTATTAGGATTTTTGTTAAGTGATCCAATTAATTCAAGAGCAGACGAAACAGTAGAAATTGTAACAAAAGAAGATGCACAAATTAAAGCAGAGTATTATTTAAAAGGTATAAGTAAAAAATCTTATCCAGAATGGAAAGAGGCTAATTTTAGTGAAAGTAAAACTTTGTATGATTTAGAGGGAAAAGTTAAAGGGTATGTATTTCAAGTAAAAAAAGATAATAAAGATTTTGGATACATTATTGTTAACAGCGATAAAAATGGTACTCCAATTATAGAGTCTACAAGGGAAGGTACTAATCCGTATAAAGGGGTAGAAGAGGGAAAAGCAATATATACAGGACCTATTCAATATTTAAAGAAAGAAAAAGAGAATGTTACAAGTATTTCAGGCGATCAAACTCTGAGCATTAAAGAAGCTAAAAAAAATGGGGAAGAAAAAGAGTTACAGCATAATAATAATAATTCCAACAAAAAAAATAAGACCTTTATGAAATTTGCACCTGCATCCGATAATGAAGAATTCAAAAAAATAGAAGGTGTACCAGATTATAATTGGTATAAAGGATGTACACCTACAGCGCTAGCAAATTTAGTTGCTTATTGGGACAAGCATGGATATCATAATTTAGTAGCAGATAATGTAAGCGTTGATCAATTGATAAGTAATTTAGCAATTGAATTAGAAACAGATGATAAAGGATCTACATACTCATCTAAAGTTGCTCCAGCAGTGTGGAAATATTTTTCTAATCTTGGATATTTCCCACAGGCTTATCAGGATAATAGTCCGTCATACGATAGATTTGTAGGAGAGATTGATATGGGGAGACCACTCTTAGTCGCTACACAATCTGACCCAATTTATAAAAATCATATGATGACTGGTGTAGGATATCAAAAAGTATTTATTCCTGAACTGAATGAAGAGTTTAAAGAACTAATTGTCCATGATACCTGGAATACGACTCCAGTAGATGTACATATAAACTATGATCAATATTCTAAATATATTTCCAATTATCAAATTATTAATCCGTTCCCAACTGGTTGGCTTACAAATTCTATTTATCAAGAGGTAAAAAAGGAACTGGAATATAATTATCTTAATGGTAGTCCGTTTGGTTTTAGAAATGATGATTTTATGGCTAAATATGATCAATCACAGACATTACGGGCTGGAGACTATTTTTTCCAAGCCCTTGCAGATGATTATGTAAGAGTTAATTTTGATGGGAACTTAATTATCGATGGATGGAGTGATAGTTCCACTGGGGTTATTCAACGTGCATTAGTTACAAACTTAAACAAAGGGCACCATTATATTACTACAGCATTCCAAGAGAATAAGGGAATTGCAGCAATCTTTTCTCACGTTGTACCCTTTGATTCTTGGTTGGCCTATTATTATAATAATAAAGATCTAGTAGGGGCACCTTATAAGTCGAAAATAATTGCACCTCAAGGCCTAGAAAAGAGCCTAATTGAAGATAATGGAAGCGGATTTCCAATTTGGGGCATTAACCCTGATAATTTCTCTGCAAAATATACAACAGTAAAGCGCTTACCTGCAGGGGATTATATAATTCGAGGAAAAGCTGACGACGGTATTCGTGTATATGTTGATGGTAAGCTTGTTATCGATCGTTTTTATGCAGCTGGCGGATTCGTTGAAGATGCTAGAAAAATTACCATTCAAGATAATGCAGCAAATGGATTATTTGGGAAGAAAAATGAGAAAGATGTACATCTTATAGAAGTACAGTATTTAGAAGAAGGCGGTAACAGTAATTTAGAGTTTAACATTGAACCATACAAAGAATCTGTGGAACACTCTACTTGGACAGCAGAATATTATAATAATACTGAATTAAGTGGTACTGCAATAGTGACTGGCGGAGAAAACTCTAATGCGAGAATTGATAAATTAAACTTTGACTGGGGGTCCAAATCACCAGGTGCAGTACAGGTAGATAATTTCTCTGCAAGATTTACAAAAACAGAGACATTTGAACAAGGAAATTATTATTTTGAAGCAATGGCAGATGATGGAGTCCGTGTATACGTAGATGATAAAAAAATTATTGATTCCTGGGGATCAATAGGAGGAAACGACGTAAGGTCGGTGACAGTACCTATTACAGCCGGGGATCATAAAGTAAAAGTAGAATATTTAGAGTTAAGTGGAAACGCTAAGTTACGCGTAGATTATAGAAAAGTAAACTAG
- a CDS encoding polymorphic toxin type 44 domain-containing protein, which produces MKKSIAVLGLSCVFFSSFTLTPVSAATESSIKGSAEQQLQDIKNYELSPELKLQAEKLADEIAKDTLRQEKELGLQLKLQPYNFSPGSDGVKPTYTDLTSDFTSIMKANKNRMKIIDASAEKIAKSSSNPVEGAVASRAYRYTVFTKLVKSGGPWDYKLKYGPKTTYTFDNRTLTGEDLGNFHYGYVGKAIGFTDIELKGGAGFYQVLSNTWEWEYYKTFFDDPRDQEMIQVGIDYYNKGY; this is translated from the coding sequence ATGAAGAAAAGTATTGCAGTTTTAGGATTATCATGTGTTTTCTTTTCTAGTTTTACTTTAACGCCAGTTTCAGCAGCAACTGAATCTTCAATTAAAGGTTCAGCAGAACAACAATTGCAAGATATAAAAAATTACGAATTATCTCCCGAATTAAAACTTCAAGCGGAGAAATTAGCTGATGAAATCGCTAAAGATACCTTAAGACAAGAGAAAGAATTAGGGCTTCAATTAAAATTACAACCATATAACTTTAGTCCAGGAAGTGATGGAGTTAAGCCAACTTATACGGATCTTACCAGTGATTTTACTAGTATAATGAAGGCAAATAAGAATCGTATGAAGATTATAGATGCATCAGCGGAAAAAATTGCAAAAAGTAGTAGTAATCCTGTTGAAGGTGCTGTTGCATCTAGAGCATACAGATACACAGTTTTCACTAAATTAGTGAAATCTGGAGGTCCTTGGGATTATAAATTGAAATATGGGCCTAAAACTACATATACATTTGATAACAGAACACTAACTGGGGAGGATCTTGGAAACTTCCACTATGGATATGTTGGTAAAGCAATTGGTTTTACTGACATTGAACTTAAAGGTGGAGCTGGTTTTTATCAGGTACTCTCCAATACTTGGGAATGGGAATACTACAAAACGTTTTTTGATGACCCTAGAGACCAAGAAATGATTCAAGTAGGCATAGATTATTATAATAAAGGATATTAA